In Arthrobacter alpinus, a single window of DNA contains:
- a CDS encoding ABC transporter ATP-binding protein: MSRRDKRTADPASNIRGRKNPKKAAPQGTADEDRVDLSRADSRAVRRRSVRLLGTLLRPVRVRFAITVALVVLSQAAKVAGPLLIAYGIDTALPALTANSGANPLPLIVTGGGYILAAVASAWLTSAYLTATARLSQAMLLDLRIQVFRHTQRLSMEFHESYTSGRIISRQTSDLEALRELLDSGISSLASGLVFMALTAVSIFSLDWITGLLVLATAVPMLMLSRWYQKRSQAAYRSSRVVSAGLIVHFVETMTGIRAVKAFRREEANAARYEELAEDYRRVTVRSINLNGVFQPGLVLIGNVAVAVVLLAGGFRVLGGALEVGALLALLLATKRFFQPVGQMAMFYNSFQSAQAALEKVSGLLEEVPTVRPPRHPVPLPTANGEIRFTGAEFHYGSGPLVLPRLDLHIPAGQTVAVVGATGAGKSTLAKLMSRFYDVTAGSLKLDGVELRDLSSADLRRAVVMVTQEAFLFSGTVAENIALGNPGATREQIEAAARDVGADEFIRALPDGYDTDVNKRGGRVSAGQRQLISFARAFLANPAVLILDEATSSLDIPSERLVQIGLQKLLGAQGAATGRTALIIAHRLSTVAMADRVLVVHEGQIVEDGSPAELISDGGRFAKLHGAWQDSLV; this comes from the coding sequence ATGAGCCGCAGGGACAAGCGCACGGCAGATCCGGCGTCGAACATTCGAGGCAGGAAGAATCCCAAAAAGGCGGCGCCCCAGGGGACCGCGGATGAGGATCGCGTGGACCTGAGCCGCGCGGACAGCCGGGCTGTGCGGCGGCGTTCGGTGAGGTTGCTCGGGACTCTGCTGCGTCCGGTGCGGGTACGTTTTGCCATCACGGTGGCGCTGGTGGTTCTCTCGCAGGCGGCAAAGGTGGCCGGTCCGTTGCTGATTGCCTACGGAATCGACACCGCCCTGCCAGCACTCACGGCGAATTCCGGCGCCAATCCCCTGCCCCTCATTGTTACTGGTGGCGGCTACATTCTTGCCGCGGTGGCCTCGGCTTGGCTGACATCGGCGTACCTGACGGCCACGGCGCGGCTTAGCCAGGCCATGCTGCTGGACCTGCGCATCCAGGTCTTCCGGCACACGCAGCGGCTAAGCATGGAATTTCATGAAAGTTACACCTCGGGGCGCATTATTTCGCGGCAGACCTCAGACCTGGAGGCCCTGCGCGAACTGCTGGATTCAGGCATCTCTTCGCTGGCGTCCGGACTGGTTTTTATGGCGTTGACGGCCGTGTCCATTTTCTCGCTCGACTGGATCACCGGCTTGCTGGTGCTTGCCACGGCCGTACCCATGCTGATGCTCTCGCGCTGGTACCAAAAGCGTTCCCAGGCCGCTTACCGATCCTCGCGTGTGGTTTCGGCCGGGTTGATTGTGCACTTTGTTGAGACCATGACGGGCATCCGTGCCGTCAAGGCGTTCCGGCGAGAGGAGGCGAATGCCGCCCGTTATGAGGAACTGGCCGAGGACTACCGCCGCGTCACTGTCCGTTCCATCAACCTCAACGGCGTTTTCCAGCCCGGTTTGGTGCTCATTGGAAATGTGGCAGTGGCCGTGGTGCTGTTGGCAGGCGGCTTCCGCGTGCTCGGCGGGGCGCTGGAAGTGGGCGCCCTTCTGGCGCTGCTGCTGGCGACCAAACGCTTCTTCCAGCCCGTGGGCCAGATGGCCATGTTCTACAACTCCTTCCAGTCAGCGCAGGCCGCCTTGGAGAAAGTCTCAGGTTTGTTGGAGGAGGTGCCCACGGTTCGGCCACCGCGCCATCCTGTCCCGCTGCCAACGGCAAACGGTGAGATCCGATTCACCGGCGCCGAGTTCCATTACGGCAGCGGTCCTCTGGTGCTGCCGCGGCTGGATCTGCATATTCCCGCTGGTCAGACGGTTGCCGTGGTGGGTGCAACGGGTGCCGGAAAATCGACCCTGGCCAAGCTCATGTCGCGTTTCTATGACGTCACGGCCGGATCGTTAAAGCTCGACGGCGTGGAGTTGCGCGATCTTTCCAGCGCCGACCTTCGCCGTGCCGTTGTTATGGTGACGCAGGAGGCGTTCCTGTTCAGCGGGACGGTGGCCGAGAACATTGCGTTGGGCAACCCCGGCGCCACCCGCGAACAGATTGAGGCTGCCGCCCGCGATGTGGGAGCCGACGAATTCATCAGGGCCCTGCCCGACGGCTATGACACGGATGTCAACAAACGCGGCGGCAGGGTCTCCGCCGGACAGCGGCAGTTGATCTCCTTTGCCCGCGCCTTCCTGGCCAATCCGGCCGTGCTGATCCTGGACGAGGCCACCTCCTCACTGGACATCCCCTCCGAACGCCTGGTGCAAATCGGATTGCAGAAACTTCTGGGCGCACAAGGCGCCGCCACGGGACGGACCGCTTTGATCATTGCGCACCGGCTTTCCACGGTGGCCATGGCGGACCGCGTGTTGGTGGTTCACGAGGGCCAGATTGTGGAAGACGGCTCCCCTGCCGAGCTGATTTCCGATGGCGGCCGCTTCGCCAAGCTGCACGGTGCGTGGCAGGACTCGCTCGTTTAA
- a CDS encoding isocitrate lyase/PEP mutase family protein, with amino-acid sequence MVTFRELHSSGTPLVLPNAWDVGSALAFVAAGYPALGTTSFGISSSAGMPDGGRSGRAATLALAAKLCRLPVHVTVDFEDGYSDDPVEVAESVAQLAALGVAGINLEDSLSGQLVEPLAMAAKVAAVKERNPGIFINARVDNFWFAEQATPEAVVARARMYADAGAEGIFVPGVAAAADIRSIAAGIGLPLNVLAHPSLTVAQLGQLGVSRVSSGSLPYRAAIDAAVSAADSLRNGSQTPAATSYWDMQARLVAFEQGTTPTQ; translated from the coding sequence ATGGTAACTTTTCGTGAACTTCACTCCTCCGGCACACCTTTGGTGCTGCCCAATGCCTGGGATGTGGGCTCGGCCCTGGCCTTTGTGGCGGCGGGCTACCCCGCCCTCGGAACCACCAGTTTTGGCATCTCCTCCAGTGCGGGAATGCCCGACGGCGGCCGGTCAGGCAGGGCGGCAACGCTCGCCTTGGCCGCGAAGTTGTGCCGGCTGCCCGTCCACGTCACGGTCGACTTCGAGGACGGCTACAGCGACGATCCTGTTGAGGTTGCGGAGTCCGTGGCCCAGCTGGCGGCGCTGGGCGTGGCCGGAATCAACCTTGAGGACAGCCTGTCAGGGCAACTGGTGGAGCCACTGGCCATGGCCGCCAAGGTCGCAGCTGTCAAGGAGCGCAATCCTGGGATTTTCATCAACGCCCGGGTCGACAACTTTTGGTTTGCCGAGCAGGCGACGCCGGAAGCGGTTGTGGCCCGTGCCCGGATGTACGCGGATGCGGGGGCTGAGGGGATCTTTGTCCCCGGTGTTGCGGCGGCGGCGGACATCCGCAGCATTGCGGCAGGAATTGGGCTGCCGCTGAATGTTTTGGCGCACCCCTCGCTGACTGTGGCGCAGCTGGGGCAGCTGGGTGTCAGCCGGGTTAGCTCGGGCTCCCTGCCCTACCGCGCAGCGATCGATGCAGCCGTTAGTGCCGCCGATTCACTGCGTAACGGCTCCCAGACGCCGGCCGCCACGTCTTATTGGGATATGCAGGCCCGCCTCGTGGCTTTCGAGCAGGGAACTACTCCCACGCAATAA
- a CDS encoding reverse transcriptase family protein: MPDRSTSGAALRSAQLGTRTERQVIEETIAAMTTETTQVTPASATLKRKPRPSTSAIAATLAQAFLNSPQWSKPEMTVAGAQVLGARRRWLGPLAAHVLLSYPRPPVDAPRELTATILASEPFVDAVAKAASQYKPIRLSSYALAPATARENRQARVPRIDTLAALADKLHLTLGELDWFSDPQHWNRTAARKLQHYRYVWRARPGRLPRLLEIPGLRLRNVQRTVLTELLYPLELHDAAHGFVPGRSVVTGAARHTGKEVVVNLDLTTFFAKVTAGRVFGTLRQAGFTESVAHRLTGICTHVVPPRILAQMPPGGDADQRFALRRALSQPHLPQGAPSSPVLANLALRKLDSRLAGLADTFDAGYTRYADDLTFSGGRELARRADAFMRTATGIIENEGHGVNKLKSRVRPAAVRQVVTSVVVNQRTNINRLDFDRLKATLHNCLRHGPESQNREAHADFRAQLLGRISWVTALNPDRGAKLLRDFHLIAWE, from the coding sequence TTGCCTGATCGAAGCACCTCGGGTGCGGCGCTGCGCTCCGCGCAGCTGGGCACCCGGACAGAGCGCCAGGTCATCGAAGAAACCATCGCAGCCATGACCACTGAGACCACCCAAGTGACACCCGCATCCGCGACCCTCAAGCGCAAACCCCGCCCCTCGACGTCGGCCATTGCGGCGACCTTGGCGCAGGCCTTTCTTAACTCCCCGCAGTGGTCCAAGCCGGAGATGACTGTGGCAGGGGCGCAGGTTTTGGGAGCGCGACGGCGTTGGCTGGGGCCGCTTGCCGCCCACGTGCTGCTGAGCTATCCCCGTCCTCCGGTGGATGCCCCGCGCGAGCTCACTGCCACGATTCTGGCGTCCGAGCCCTTCGTCGATGCCGTTGCCAAGGCTGCGAGCCAGTACAAGCCGATCCGCTTGTCCAGCTATGCCCTTGCACCAGCCACGGCCCGTGAGAACAGGCAGGCGAGGGTGCCACGGATCGACACCTTGGCCGCTCTCGCCGACAAACTACACCTCACGCTTGGAGAGTTGGACTGGTTCTCCGATCCACAGCATTGGAACCGGACGGCCGCGCGAAAATTACAGCATTACCGCTACGTGTGGCGTGCGCGTCCCGGCCGGCTGCCGCGCCTCCTGGAAATACCTGGTCTACGCCTGCGCAATGTTCAACGCACTGTCCTTACGGAGCTGCTTTATCCGCTTGAATTGCACGACGCTGCGCACGGATTTGTGCCAGGGCGAAGCGTGGTGACCGGCGCGGCACGCCACACCGGCAAGGAGGTGGTGGTCAATCTGGATCTGACCACGTTCTTCGCCAAGGTCACCGCCGGTCGGGTCTTCGGCACCCTGCGGCAAGCTGGATTCACGGAGTCCGTGGCGCACCGCTTAACAGGTATTTGCACCCACGTTGTGCCACCACGAATACTCGCCCAGATGCCGCCCGGCGGTGATGCCGATCAACGCTTTGCCCTGCGCCGGGCACTCTCACAACCACATCTTCCCCAAGGCGCACCGTCCTCACCCGTGCTGGCAAACCTGGCCCTGCGCAAGCTGGATTCCCGTCTGGCCGGACTCGCGGACACCTTCGACGCCGGATACACCAGATACGCCGATGACCTCACCTTTAGCGGTGGCAGGGAATTGGCGAGGCGAGCGGATGCCTTCATGCGGACGGCCACGGGCATCATTGAGAACGAGGGGCATGGCGTCAACAAGCTCAAATCGAGGGTACGTCCTGCCGCCGTGCGTCAGGTGGTGACCTCGGTGGTGGTCAATCAACGCACCAATATCAACCGTCTGGACTTCGACCGGCTCAAGGCCACCCTCCACAATTGCCTCCGGCACGGACCCGAGTCACAAAACCGGGAGGCTCACGCTGATTTCCGCGCCCAACTCCTAGGTCGAATTTCCTGGGTCACGGCGCTCAACCCTGACCGGGGCGCCAAACTCCTGCGCGACTTTCACCTTATTGCGTGGGAGTAG
- a CDS encoding ABC transporter ATP-binding protein, producing the protein MANKNNSTLFQTLSRLAPQLRPIMWPLIWGFLSALAASAVALAVPQVYRSLVNKALLPGTGTQALWVGAGVVLVLGLLEAALISLRRQFVIVPVTTVETRMRTSFYRHLQNLAVEFHDRWGSGQLLSRAMSDLNFMRRWMAFGAIMLVVTALTVVIGVVLMFSMSWELGLIFLAAAVPISIFGFRFRRSYGRVSRKSQDQAGDLATTVEESVHGIRVLKAFGRGQEALDAFAGQAQELQATEIHKAKSLAVFSLVVTLLPELALGSGLVVGILLVSNGRLDVGALVAFFATAAVVAGPVESMGPLLAMTFAAKTALDRHFEVIDAVTTIEDPAVPVELAAVRGDLEFRGVHFRFPDTPSGTPDLLNGIDLTLHAGETMALVGVTGSGKSALLNLVPRLFDVSSGAVLLDGTDIRLLRLAELRRHVSVAFEDTTLFSHSVRENVLLGAPEQSGESSHLSGDEALERALEVAQAGFAHTLGNGVDTLIGEEGLSLSGGQRQRVALARAIAARPAVLVLDDPLSALDVNTEERVMDRLRVELAGTTTLIVAHRPSTVAMADRVALLQDGRITAVGTHSELLAGNSHYRYVLASLTEEPRDLDTGVDDDLADDFGAESLGTNLPIHKPKGAGA; encoded by the coding sequence AGGTGTATCGCTCCCTCGTTAACAAAGCCTTGCTCCCGGGGACCGGAACACAGGCGCTGTGGGTCGGGGCCGGCGTCGTACTGGTCTTGGGATTGCTTGAGGCCGCGCTGATCTCCTTGCGCCGACAGTTTGTGATTGTCCCGGTCACCACGGTGGAAACCCGCATGCGGACCTCGTTCTACCGCCACCTGCAAAACCTCGCCGTGGAATTCCACGACCGCTGGGGCTCGGGACAACTACTCAGCCGCGCCATGAGCGATCTGAACTTCATGCGCCGCTGGATGGCCTTTGGCGCCATCATGTTGGTGGTGACGGCGTTGACAGTGGTGATCGGGGTGGTCCTGATGTTCTCCATGAGTTGGGAGCTTGGCCTGATTTTCCTGGCCGCCGCCGTCCCCATTTCCATCTTCGGTTTCCGCTTCAGGCGATCCTACGGGCGTGTCAGCCGCAAGAGCCAGGACCAGGCCGGGGACCTCGCCACTACGGTGGAGGAGTCCGTCCACGGCATCCGCGTGCTCAAAGCTTTTGGCCGCGGACAGGAGGCACTGGATGCGTTTGCCGGGCAGGCTCAAGAGTTGCAGGCCACCGAGATCCACAAGGCGAAATCCCTGGCCGTGTTCTCTCTGGTTGTCACCCTCCTGCCCGAGCTGGCCCTGGGTTCCGGCCTGGTGGTGGGTATTTTGCTTGTCTCCAACGGAAGGCTCGACGTCGGTGCCTTGGTTGCGTTTTTCGCAACAGCCGCAGTTGTGGCTGGCCCCGTGGAATCGATGGGCCCGCTGCTGGCCATGACCTTTGCAGCCAAGACAGCCCTGGACCGGCACTTTGAGGTTATCGACGCCGTCACCACGATCGAGGACCCGGCCGTCCCTGTTGAGCTTGCGGCGGTGCGTGGTGACTTGGAATTCCGCGGTGTCCACTTCCGTTTCCCTGACACCCCGTCCGGGACGCCGGATTTGCTCAATGGGATCGACCTGACGCTGCACGCCGGCGAAACCATGGCCCTTGTTGGCGTCACGGGCAGTGGCAAGAGCGCCCTGTTGAACCTGGTGCCGCGCTTGTTTGATGTCAGCTCCGGCGCCGTGCTGTTGGACGGCACCGACATCCGTCTGCTGCGCCTGGCGGAACTGCGCCGTCATGTTTCTGTCGCATTTGAGGACACCACCTTGTTCTCGCACTCGGTGCGCGAGAACGTGTTGTTGGGTGCACCGGAGCAATCCGGTGAGTCGTCCCATCTCAGCGGCGACGAGGCGCTGGAACGGGCTTTGGAGGTGGCGCAGGCAGGATTTGCCCACACCTTGGGCAACGGCGTGGACACCTTGATTGGCGAGGAGGGGTTGAGCTTGTCCGGCGGGCAGCGCCAGCGCGTCGCACTGGCGCGCGCCATCGCGGCCCGCCCCGCCGTGTTGGTCCTTGATGACCCGCTCTCCGCCTTGGATGTCAACACCGAAGAGCGCGTCATGGACAGGCTGCGTGTAGAACTCGCCGGGACCACCACCTTGATCGTGGCCCACCGCCCCTCCACCGTGGCCATGGCCGATCGTGTGGCGCTGCTGCAAGATGGCCGCATCACGGCCGTGGGTACCCACTCCGAACTCCTTGCCGGCAATAGCCATTACCGCTATGTTTTGGCCAGCCTCACCGAGGAGCCCCGCGACTTGGACACCGGCGTTGACGATGACTTGGCCGATGATTTTGGTGCCGAAAGCTTGGGCACCAACCTTCCCATTCACAAACCCAAGGGAGCCGGCGCATGA